One segment of Pseudomonas pohangensis DNA contains the following:
- the mpl gene encoding UDP-N-acetylmuramate:L-alanyl-gamma-D-glutamyl-meso-diaminopimelate ligase yields the protein MHIHVLGICGTFMGSLAVLAKELGHRVTGSDANVYPPMSTQLQAQGIELMQGYAPEHLQPAPDLVVIGNALSRGNPAVEYVLNQGLPYVSGPQWLADHVLQGRWVLAVAGTHGKTTTSSMLAWVLEHAGMSPGFLIGGVPQNFGISARLGDTPFFVVEADEYDSAFFDKRSKFVHYRPRTAVLNNLEFDHADIFPDLAAIERQFHHLLRTVPGEGLVIYPADEQALQRVVAMGCWTPVQTTGEGGQWQARLISEDGSQFAVLFDGVEQGEVRWSLTGQHSVANALVTLAAARHVGVLPELGIAALSQFHSVKRRMEKVAEVAGVTIYDDFAHHPTAIATTLDGLRKQVGDAQIIAVIEPRSNSMKLGAHRDGLPASAQQADRVYWYAPANLGWDLAATVACAGNPTEVCDSLETIIAGVKAHAAPGTQVVVMSNGGFGGLHGKLAKALAQ from the coding sequence ATCGCGTTACCGGCTCCGATGCCAATGTCTATCCACCCATGAGCACCCAGCTGCAAGCCCAGGGTATCGAACTGATGCAGGGCTACGCGCCGGAGCATCTGCAACCGGCACCGGATCTGGTGGTGATCGGCAATGCCTTGTCGCGCGGCAATCCGGCGGTGGAGTACGTGCTCAATCAGGGCCTGCCGTATGTCTCCGGTCCACAATGGCTGGCTGACCATGTGCTGCAGGGCCGCTGGGTACTGGCGGTGGCCGGTACCCATGGCAAGACCACCACCAGCAGCATGCTGGCCTGGGTGCTCGAGCATGCCGGCATGAGCCCGGGCTTCCTGATCGGCGGGGTGCCGCAGAATTTCGGCATCTCTGCGCGGCTGGGTGACACGCCGTTCTTTGTGGTCGAGGCCGATGAATACGACAGCGCCTTCTTCGACAAGCGCAGCAAGTTCGTGCATTACCGCCCGCGCACCGCGGTATTGAACAATCTGGAGTTTGACCACGCGGATATCTTCCCGGATCTGGCGGCCATCGAGCGGCAGTTCCACCATCTGTTGCGCACCGTGCCGGGCGAGGGGCTGGTGATCTATCCGGCGGACGAGCAGGCCTTGCAGCGCGTGGTAGCTATGGGTTGCTGGACACCGGTGCAAACTACCGGCGAAGGTGGTCAGTGGCAGGCACGCCTGATAAGTGAGGACGGCTCGCAGTTTGCCGTGTTGTTCGACGGTGTCGAGCAGGGCGAAGTGCGCTGGAGTCTGACCGGCCAGCACAGTGTGGCCAATGCGCTGGTGACGCTGGCGGCGGCGCGCCATGTCGGTGTGCTGCCGGAGCTGGGTATTGCCGCATTGAGCCAGTTCCACAGCGTCAAACGGCGTATGGAAAAGGTTGCCGAAGTGGCGGGTGTAACCATCTATGATGACTTCGCCCACCACCCGACAGCGATTGCCACCACCCTCGACGGTCTGCGCAAGCAGGTTGGTGACGCGCAGATTATCGCGGTGATCGAACCACGTTCGAATTCGATGAAGCTGGGAGCGCACCGTGACGGTTTGCCGGCGTCCGCACAGCAGGCAGATCGGGTCTACTGGTATGCGCCGGCCAATCTGGGTTGGGATCTGGCCGCCACTGTGGCTTGTGCCGGTAATCCGACCGAAGTGTGTGACTCACTGGAAACCATCATTGCCGGAGTCAAGGCGCATGCCGCTCCGGGCACCCAGGTGGTAGTGATGAGCAATGGCGGTTTTGGCGGCCTGCATGGCAAGCTGGCCAAGGCGTTGGCGCAGTAA
- a CDS encoding class I SAM-dependent methyltransferase: MGLYDRHILPRMIDFACGMGAVMKTRSQIVPQASGRVLEIGIGTGLNLSFYDPEKVTEIVGVDPAAEMHGMARERAAQIGIPVQIVGLELGQIQAADASFDNIVCTFTLCTIPDAVAALREMRRVLKPGGKLLFSEHGLAPDLPVVRWQNRLTPMWKPLAGGCHLNRDIPALISSGGFTVREIHSSYLKGPKPMTWVSRGWAD; the protein is encoded by the coding sequence ATGGGCCTCTACGACCGTCACATCCTGCCGCGCATGATCGACTTCGCCTGCGGCATGGGCGCAGTGATGAAAACCCGCTCGCAGATCGTGCCGCAGGCCAGCGGCCGGGTGCTGGAAATCGGCATCGGCACCGGGCTCAACCTGAGCTTCTATGATCCTGAGAAAGTCACTGAAATCGTTGGCGTCGATCCGGCAGCCGAGATGCACGGAATGGCGCGTGAACGGGCCGCACAAATCGGCATTCCGGTACAGATCGTCGGCCTGGAACTGGGGCAGATCCAGGCGGCGGACGCCAGCTTCGACAACATCGTCTGCACCTTCACCCTGTGCACCATCCCCGATGCCGTGGCCGCACTCAGGGAAATGCGCCGGGTACTCAAGCCCGGCGGCAAGCTGCTGTTCAGTGAACACGGGCTGGCACCCGACCTGCCGGTGGTGCGCTGGCAGAACCGCCTGACCCCGATGTGGAAACCGCTGGCCGGTGGCTGCCACCTCAATCGCGATATTCCGGCATTGATCAGCTCAGGCGGCTTTACCGTTCGCGAAATCCACAGCAGCTATCTCAAAGGGCCGAAGCCGATGACCTGGGTGTCACGCGGCTGGGCCGACTGA
- a CDS encoding YceK/YidQ family lipoprotein — translation MSNARRALCLLLALSCSGCATVNVLNSKKTDPPLVYGGTRLDWYAMHDGCCAQDRFGALPPAYPSVDLPFSLLLDTLLLPLSLAAALGVTLVVSGGN, via the coding sequence ATGAGTAACGCCCGGCGTGCGCTGTGCCTGCTGCTGGCGCTGAGTTGCAGCGGCTGTGCCACGGTGAATGTGCTGAACTCGAAAAAAACCGATCCGCCCCTGGTGTATGGCGGTACCCGGCTGGACTGGTACGCCATGCACGATGGTTGTTGTGCGCAGGATCGGTTCGGCGCGCTGCCGCCGGCCTATCCCTCGGTCGACCTGCCGTTCAGTCTGTTGCTCGATACCCTGCTGTTGCCGCTTTCGCTGGCCGCTGCACTGGGTGTCACGCTGGTGGTCAGCGGCGGCAACTGA
- a CDS encoding TetR family transcriptional regulator — MSSARAEQKQQTRMALMEAARSLMDSGRGFGSLSLREVTRLAGIVPTGFYRHFRDMDELGLALVAEVGETFRATIRAVRQNEFELGGMIEASSDIFLAAVSANRGQFLFLAREQYGGSQPVRQALGALRQRITDDLSNDLQLMNRMPELDKPALDVIADLVVKTVFATLPELIDPPASDLPLHLRPESKIAEQLRFIMIGGKHWRGLSKHASTTSST, encoded by the coding sequence ATGTCATCAGCACGCGCCGAACAGAAGCAGCAGACCCGCATGGCCCTGATGGAAGCGGCGCGCAGCCTGATGGACAGCGGTCGCGGGTTTGGCAGCCTGAGCCTGCGCGAGGTCACGCGTCTGGCCGGCATCGTGCCTACCGGCTTCTACCGGCACTTTCGCGATATGGACGAACTGGGCCTGGCGCTGGTGGCCGAGGTCGGCGAAACCTTCCGCGCCACCATCCGCGCAGTGCGCCAGAACGAATTTGAACTGGGCGGCATGATTGAGGCCAGCAGCGATATTTTCCTTGCCGCCGTCAGTGCCAATCGCGGCCAGTTCCTGTTTCTCGCCCGTGAGCAATATGGCGGCTCCCAACCCGTGCGGCAGGCGCTGGGCGCCTTGCGCCAGCGCATCACCGACGATCTGAGCAACGACCTGCAATTGATGAACCGCATGCCGGAACTGGATAAGCCCGCACTCGATGTAATTGCCGACCTGGTGGTGAAAACGGTATTCGCCACCCTGCCGGAACTGATCGACCCGCCCGCCAGTGACCTGCCGCTGCACTTGCGGCCGGAAAGCAAAATCGCCGAGCAACTGCGCTTCATCATGATTGGCGGCAAGCACTGGCGCGGCCTGAGCAAACATGCAAGCACTACCAGCAGCACCTGA
- a CDS encoding DksA/TraR family C4-type zinc finger protein, with translation MASGWAADGAVQEQIDSSIQDAVARARSQLPRGESLSHCAGCGAAIAQARRQAIKGVRLCLACQAEQDRQHATGGYNRRGSKDSQLR, from the coding sequence ATGGCCAGTGGTTGGGCGGCGGACGGTGCAGTGCAAGAACAGATCGACAGCAGTATTCAGGACGCGGTTGCGCGCGCCCGCAGCCAGCTGCCCCGGGGCGAAAGCCTGAGCCATTGTGCCGGGTGCGGTGCGGCGATTGCGCAGGCGCGCCGCCAGGCTATCAAGGGCGTACGTCTGTGCCTGGCCTGTCAGGCAGAGCAGGATCGGCAACATGCGACCGGCGGGTATAACCGCAGGGGCAGCAAGGACAGCCAGCTGCGTTAG
- a CDS encoding ferredoxin reductase, whose translation MKLLPLFLLRLLAPCLAPLRWLTSHGWLRAADVDWWLQRLHPLFSLQRVYAQVTSRRWVAEDMLAITLRCNGNAKNWRAGQHVQLYWQHQGTRLSRSYSLTAVRGNGEIELAIKRQPGGKLSALLLDGLQVGARIELAQASGELVWPQQAEGVLLLAAGSGITALFGLLRTALANGYQAPVTLLHYVRQQGQQAFEYELRCLMQRYPNLQVRWQLTAAGAASGGSAGRFNPAQVDAVACDSLLACGPQGFIETARQWWQSAGRNGSMQYEAFSAPRVFDSAASTSVALHFARSRQQVTGNNRQNLLEQAEAQGLRPAHGCRQGICASCTCALLSGSVRDQRNGAVSSEPGQSIRLCVSVPLSAVVIDL comes from the coding sequence ATGAAGTTACTACCCCTGTTCCTGTTGCGCCTGCTGGCGCCTTGTCTGGCACCGCTGCGTTGGCTGACCAGCCATGGCTGGTTGCGTGCGGCAGATGTGGACTGGTGGTTGCAGCGTCTGCACCCGCTGTTCAGCCTGCAGCGGGTATACGCGCAGGTGACGTCACGCCGTTGGGTTGCCGAAGACATGCTGGCCATCACCTTGCGCTGCAACGGCAACGCAAAAAACTGGAGAGCCGGGCAGCATGTGCAGCTGTACTGGCAGCATCAGGGCACACGCCTGAGTCGCAGTTACAGTCTGACTGCAGTGCGTGGCAATGGTGAGATCGAGCTGGCGATCAAGCGCCAGCCGGGCGGCAAGCTGTCAGCGCTGTTGCTGGACGGGCTGCAGGTCGGTGCGCGCATCGAGCTGGCGCAGGCCAGTGGCGAACTGGTCTGGCCGCAGCAGGCCGAGGGGGTGCTGTTGCTGGCGGCCGGGAGCGGCATCACTGCGTTGTTTGGCTTGTTGCGTACGGCGCTGGCCAACGGCTATCAGGCGCCGGTGACTCTGCTGCATTACGTTCGCCAGCAGGGTCAGCAGGCCTTCGAGTACGAGCTGCGCTGCCTGATGCAGCGCTATCCGAATCTGCAGGTACGCTGGCAGTTGACCGCTGCCGGAGCTGCCAGCGGCGGGTCTGCTGGCCGTTTCAACCCGGCGCAGGTTGACGCTGTGGCCTGTGACAGCCTGCTGGCTTGCGGTCCCCAGGGCTTTATCGAGACAGCCCGGCAGTGGTGGCAGTCGGCCGGGCGCAACGGTTCCATGCAATACGAGGCCTTCAGCGCACCGCGGGTGTTCGATAGCGCAGCATCAACCAGCGTGGCGCTGCACTTCGCGCGCAGCCGGCAGCAGGTGACGGGCAACAACCGGCAAAACCTGCTTGAGCAGGCCGAGGCGCAAGGGCTGCGACCGGCCCATGGCTGTCGGCAGGGCATTTGCGCAAGTTGTACCTGCGCGTTGCTCAGCGGCAGCGTGCGCGATCAGCGCAACGGCGCGGTCAGCAGTGAACCGGGGCAGTCGATCCGGCTGTGTGTCAGCGTGCCGCTGTCGGCCGTAGTAATCGATCTTTAA
- a CDS encoding chaperone modulator CbpM has translation MSSTYLQMNVLEFCQCTSLPQAWLVEIVEEGILQPRGASPEQWLFDEQALATARRALRLRQDLELEWAAIALALQLLDELEQLREENRQLRSRLGRFENG, from the coding sequence ATGAGCAGCACTTATCTGCAAATGAATGTGCTCGAGTTTTGCCAATGCACCAGTCTGCCGCAGGCGTGGCTGGTCGAGATCGTCGAAGAGGGCATCCTGCAGCCCCGTGGTGCCAGCCCCGAACAATGGCTGTTCGACGAGCAGGCGCTGGCCACCGCCAGACGCGCCTTGCGCCTCAGGCAGGATCTGGAGCTGGAGTGGGCGGCGATCGCCCTGGCACTGCAGCTGCTGGATGAACTGGAGCAGCTGCGTGAGGAAAACCGCCAGCTGCGCAGCCGTCTGGGGCGCTTTGAAAACGGCTAG
- the ubiX gene encoding flavin prenyltransferase UbiX: MTGPERITLAMTGASGAQYGLRLLDCLVQENREVHFLISKAAQLVMATETDVLLPGKPQAMQAFLSEYTGAAPGQIRVFGKEDWMAPAASGSGAPTSMVVLPCSTGTLSAIASGACNNLIERAADVALKERRQLILVPRETPFSSIHLENMLRLSNLGVTILPASPGFYHQPQTIDDLVDFVVARILNCLNIPQDMLPRWGEHHQCADE, translated from the coding sequence ATGACTGGTCCTGAACGCATCACCCTGGCCATGACCGGTGCTTCCGGTGCGCAGTACGGCCTGCGCCTGCTTGATTGTCTGGTGCAGGAAAATCGCGAGGTGCACTTCCTGATTTCCAAGGCCGCACAACTGGTGATGGCTACCGAGACCGATGTGCTGTTGCCGGGCAAGCCGCAGGCGATGCAGGCCTTCCTCAGTGAGTACACCGGTGCCGCTCCCGGGCAGATCCGCGTGTTCGGCAAGGAAGACTGGATGGCGCCGGCCGCCTCCGGATCCGGTGCACCCACCTCGATGGTGGTGCTGCCCTGTTCCACCGGCACCCTGTCGGCAATCGCCAGCGGGGCCTGCAACAACCTGATCGAACGGGCTGCCGATGTGGCGCTGAAGGAGCGCCGGCAACTGATTCTGGTGCCGCGCGAAACACCGTTTTCCAGTATCCATCTGGAGAACATGCTCAGGCTGTCCAATCTGGGCGTGACCATCCTGCCGGCCTCGCCGGGCTTCTACCACCAGCCACAAACCATCGATGACCTGGTCGATTTCGTTGTGGCGCGGATCCTCAACTGCCTGAATATTCCGCAGGACATGTTGCCGCGCTGGGGCGAGCATCACCAGTGCGCTGATGAGTAA